In a single window of the Bradyrhizobium sp. ORS 285 genome:
- a CDS encoding branched-chain amino acid ABC transporter permease: protein MTSITDDTQPITPRAMRDEMIVFVIMAALLAIVPFTGLYPFFVMQALCFALLACAFNLLIGYGGLLSFGHAMFLGTAGYCSAHALKVWGLPPELGILTGVAGSFVLSVITGYISIRRQGIYFAMITLALSQLLYFIYLQAPFTHGEDGIQGIPQGRMFGILDLSKPTVLYYVVLVGFLAGFLMIFRTINSPFGEVLKSIRENEQRAISLGYKTDQYKLLAFILSGTLAGLAGALKVFVAQNASLTDVEVAMSGQIVLMTLVGGLGTVFGPVVGAFVIVGMQQYLAGFGQWVTVIQGVIFVSCVLTFRRGVIGEIAHLLKRSL, encoded by the coding sequence ATGACATCGATCACCGACGACACCCAGCCGATCACCCCGCGCGCCATGCGCGACGAGATGATCGTGTTCGTCATCATGGCGGCGCTGCTCGCCATCGTGCCGTTCACCGGGCTGTACCCGTTCTTCGTCATGCAGGCTCTGTGCTTCGCGCTGCTCGCCTGCGCCTTCAACCTCCTGATCGGCTATGGCGGCCTGCTGTCATTCGGGCATGCGATGTTTCTGGGCACCGCAGGCTATTGCAGCGCGCATGCGCTGAAGGTGTGGGGACTGCCGCCGGAGCTCGGCATCCTCACCGGCGTCGCCGGATCGTTCGTGCTGTCGGTGATCACCGGCTACATCTCGATCCGTCGCCAGGGCATCTATTTCGCGATGATTACGCTGGCGCTCTCGCAATTGCTCTACTTCATCTATCTGCAGGCGCCGTTCACGCATGGCGAGGACGGCATCCAGGGCATTCCTCAGGGCCGGATGTTCGGTATCCTCGACCTGTCCAAGCCGACCGTGCTCTATTATGTCGTGCTTGTCGGCTTCCTGGCTGGCTTCCTCATGATCTTCCGCACCATCAACTCACCGTTCGGAGAGGTGCTGAAGTCGATCCGCGAGAACGAGCAGCGGGCGATCTCACTCGGTTACAAGACCGACCAGTACAAGCTGCTGGCCTTCATCCTGTCCGGCACGCTGGCCGGTCTCGCGGGAGCGCTGAAGGTCTTCGTTGCCCAGAATGCGTCGCTGACCGACGTCGAGGTGGCCATGTCCGGCCAGATCGTGCTGATGACGCTGGTCGGCGGGCTCGGTACGGTGTTTGGACCGGTGGTCGGGGCCTTCGTCATCGTGGGCATGCAGCAATATCTGGCCGGGTTCGGCCAGTGGGTGACGGTGATCCAGGGCGTCATCTTCGTGTCCTGCGTGCTCACCTTCCGCCGCGGCGTGATCGGAGAAATCGCCCACCTGCTCAAGCGATCGCTCTAA
- a CDS encoding branched-chain amino acid ABC transporter permease, translating to MQALYAQLLVGLINGSFYALLSLGLAVIFGMLNIINFAHGALYMMGAFCAYFLLNLGGINYWFALLLAPIIVGAFGMVLERTMLQWLAGLDHLYGLLLTFGLALIIQGVFQNFFGSSGLPYAIPEQLRGGMNLGFMFLPIYRGWVVIFSLVICLATWFLIERTRLGAYLRAATENPTLVRAFGINVPRMITLTYGLGVGLAALAGVLSAPINQVRPLMGENIIIVVFAVVVIGGMGSIMGSIITGFALGVIEGLTKYFYPEASNTVVFVLMVLVLLVKPTGLTGRAA from the coding sequence ATGCAGGCCCTCTACGCACAGCTCCTGGTCGGACTGATCAACGGCTCGTTCTACGCGCTGCTCAGTCTCGGGCTTGCCGTCATCTTCGGCATGCTCAACATCATCAATTTCGCGCATGGCGCGCTCTACATGATGGGCGCGTTCTGCGCCTATTTTCTGCTGAACCTCGGCGGCATTAATTATTGGTTCGCGCTTTTGCTGGCGCCGATCATCGTCGGCGCCTTCGGCATGGTGCTCGAGCGCACCATGCTGCAATGGCTCGCCGGGCTCGATCACCTTTACGGCCTGCTGCTGACCTTCGGACTGGCCCTGATCATCCAGGGCGTGTTCCAGAACTTCTTCGGCTCGTCCGGCCTGCCTTATGCCATTCCCGAGCAACTGCGCGGCGGCATGAATCTCGGCTTCATGTTCCTGCCGATCTACCGCGGCTGGGTGGTGATCTTCTCGCTCGTGATCTGTCTCGCCACATGGTTCCTGATCGAGCGCACCCGGCTCGGCGCCTATCTGCGGGCGGCCACCGAGAACCCGACCTTGGTGCGGGCGTTCGGCATCAACGTGCCGCGCATGATCACGTTGACCTACGGCCTCGGCGTGGGGCTTGCCGCGCTTGCGGGCGTGTTGTCGGCCCCGATCAACCAGGTCCGTCCCTTGATGGGCGAGAACATCATCATCGTCGTGTTCGCGGTCGTCGTGATCGGCGGCATGGGCTCGATCATGGGCTCGATCATCACCGGCTTCGCGCTCGGCGTGATCGAGGGACTGACCAAATATTTCTATCCCGAGGCTTCCAACACCGTGGTCTTCGTTCTGATGGTCCTGGTGCTGCTGGTGAAGCCGACGGGTCTGACCGGACGGGCGGCCTGA